In Clupea harengus chromosome 4, Ch_v2.0.2, whole genome shotgun sequence, the genomic stretch TAgaagattaaaaataaaaattctcCGGGTTTTTTGGAAGATTAAGAATAGAGAGGAGTAGGCTAATCGGTAGGTAGAAAAATTCGGCAGGTTGCagcaattctcacacacacactttaggctTTACGTaggccctcatgcacacacacacacacaaacacacacacacacacacacacacacacacactttaggctTTACGTAGgcccctcatgcacacaccacacacacacacacacacacacaacacacacacaccacactttaGGCTTTACGTaggccctcatgcacacacacacacacacacacacaacacacacacacacacacacacacacacacacacactttaggctTACGtaccctcatgcacacacacacacacacacacacacacacacacacacacaccacacacacacacacacagacactttaggCTTTACGTAggcctcatgcacacacacacacacacacacacacacacacacacacacacacacacacacaccactttagGCTTTACGTagccctcatgcacacacacacacacaacacacacacacacacacacacacacacacacactttaggctTTACGTaggccctcatgcacacacacacacacacacacacacacacacacacacacacacactttaggctTTACGTaggccctcatgcacacacacacacacacacacacacacacacaccacacacacacacacacactttaggctTTACGTaggccctcatgcacacacacacacacacacacacacacacacacacacacacacacacacacacacacacacagacactttaggCTTTACGTaggccctcatgcacacacacaccacaccacacacacacaccacacacaccacacacacacacacacacacagacactttaggCTTTACGTaggccctcatgcacacacacacacacacacacacacacacacacacacacacacacacacacacacacactttaggctTTACGTaggccctcatgcacacacacacaccacaaacaccacacacacacacacacacacacacactttaggctTTACGTAGGCcctcattgcacacacacacccacacacacacacacacacacacacacacacacacacctttaggcTTTACGTaggccctcatgcacacacacacacacacacacacacacacacacacacacacacacacaccacacacacacacacactttaggctTTACGTaggccctcatgcacacacacacaccacacacacacacacacacacacacacacacacacacacacacacagacactttaggCTTTACGTaggccctcatgcacacacacacacacacacacaacacacacacacacacacacacacacacacacacacactttaggctTTACGTaggccctcatgcacacacacacacacacacacacacacacacacacacacaccacactttaGGCTTTACGTAGGCCctcatgcacaccacacacacacacacacacacacacacacacacacacacacacacacacacactttaggctTTACGTaggccctcatgcacacacacacacacaaacacacacacacacacacacacacacacacacactttaggctTTACGTaggccctcatgcacacacacacacacacacacacacacacacaccacacacacaccacacacacactttaggctTTACGTAGGCCctcatgcaccacacacacacacacacacacacacacacacacacacacacacacacacacacacactttaggctTTACGTaggccctcatgcacacacacacacacacacacacacacacacacacacacacacacacacacacacacacagacactttaggCTTTACGTaggccctcatgcacacacacacacacacacacacacacacacacacacacacacacacacacacacacacacacactttaggctTTACGTaggccctcatgcacacacacacacacacacaccacacacacacacacacacacacacactttaggctTTACGTaggccctcatgcacacacacacacacacacacacacacacacacacacacacacacacacacacacacacacacacactttagcttTACGTaggccctcatgcacacacacacacacacacacacacacacacacacacacacacacacacactttaggctTTACGTaggccctcatgcacacacacacacacacacacacacacacacacacacacacacacacacacacacacacacactttaggctTTACGTAGGCCCTCCTCCCCCCAGCTCCTGCCCATTCATTTGAGTCTCATTTTCGTTTGCTGTGTAGACTCATCATTTACAGGActagagaaccccccccccacacaccccccgtTACCCATGCGgtgggtggagttaggctcGGAGCCGGGGGTGAAGCTACACTTTAATGAGAACAGCTTAGGCAAATCATTATTCTCCCAGTTTCGAAATAAATCGATCTCCACACAGCAATAATCTTTATCGAGAGCGATGTACTCCGCTGTTTactaaataacacacacacacacacacacacacacacacacacacacacacacacacacacacacacacacacacacccttaagtCTGACATGACTGGGGCCTCAGGACAGAGACGTTTGAGAAAGGCTGCTATACCACTCAAACATGCTGTGTCCCCACCCAacctcctgctcacacacacacacacacacacacacacacaccacacacacacagacacacacacacacacacacaccacacacacacacacacacgcacacacacacacacacacagacacacacacacacacaccacacacacacagacacacaccacacacacacagacacacaccacacacacacacacacacaccacacacacagacacacacacacacacacacacacacctacacacacacacacacacacacacacacacacacacacacacacacacacacagacagacacagacacacacacagggagaatgACCACTAGCTGTCGGTTGAGCGTTGTAGTGGTGCACAGGCTGTTGTCCTGCATCCCTGAGTTAAGAGGGCTTTGGAGGCTTCTTCTCTCCTCGTCTGTAGcaacatggagggagagagagagggagagagggagggagggagggagagggagagagggagggagggagggagagagagagagagagggagggagggagggagggagagagggagggagccctGCCTTGGAGTGCGGTTTGGACTTGGTTTGAGTCAGCCCCTAAATTATGCACGAATGGTAATATGAAGGAGctggtgtgggaaagtgggctTTTAAtttctgctttctgtgtgtgtgtgtgtgtgtgtgtgtgtgtgtgtgtgtgtgtgtgtgtctgtgtgtgtgtatgtgtgtgtgtgtgtgtgtgtgtgtgtgtgtgtgtgtgtgtgtgtgtgtgtgtgtttctgtgtgtgtcggagCTGAATATATTAGACGTGGCTCCGGGACATTCCATTTGACAGTTTAATCAGTCGGCCAGGCAAATGAGATGTGCTTGTCGCTCTCTCCTGTAGTGCAACGCCATGATGGTGGGGGGATTTTAATAAATCACCCAGCAGgtgctggactgtgtgtgtgtgtgtgtgtgtgtgtgtgtgtctgtgtgtgtgtgtgtgtgtgtgtgtgtgtgtgtgtgtgtgtgtgtgtgtgtgtgtgtcggagctgtgtgtgtgtgtgtgtgtgtgtgtgtgagagcgaatATGAGGGGATCACTAATTCAGTCCTatagagtgattgagtgagagagatagatagagagagagagagagaaagagagagagagagagagagaagaaggcaTGAAGAGAGGGTACCCCGGTTAGCTGCTGACACTGGGACCAATCTGAGCCTCATCTGCCACTGGTTCTACTGGTTCTACTGGTTCTATCGGTTCTGTCCTCTGGTTCTATCTCAGGTCCGGTTCTGTCAGGTAACTAGCCCTGTTTAGTGAACATGACCAGGCTGGAACGGGAGACACGCAAGATAGAtgtgaagggagagggagagggagcagtgtatgtgtgtgtgtgtgtgtgtgtgtgtgtgtgtgtgtgtgtgtgtgtgtgtgtgtgtgtgtgtgtgtgtgtgtgtgtgtgtgtgtgtgtttgtgtgtgtgtgtgtgtgtgtgtgtgtgtgtgtgtgtgtgtgtgtatgtgtgtgtgtgtgtgtgtgagtgtgtgtgagtttgtgtgtgtgtgtgtgtgtgtaggtgtgtgtgtgtgtgtgtgtgtgtgtgtgtgtttgtgtgtgtgtgtgtgtgtgtgtgtgtgtgtgtgtgtgtgagtgggtatgtgtgtgtgtgtgtgtgtgtgtgtgtgtgtgtgtgtgtgtgtgtgtgtgtgtgtgtgtgtgtgtgtgtgtgtgtgtgtgtgtgtgtgtgtgtgtgtgtgtgcacatttacaTAAAAATGTGGCATTTAGACACTTTTACCCAAAGCAGCGTGTTTTGCTAACTCCCTCCTGTGTtctctatttgtctgtgtgtttcaggtctCCGTAAGTGAGGGCCTGCTCTGCTGGGGGAGGGAAGCTGGGGAGATCGACAGGAAGAGATCGAGGCTCTGGAGTCCCCAAACTCTCTTTCCTGGGCCGCCATTTTGTTTCAGCCCGACCCAGCCCACGCCAGGCCACAGTGTCCaccttctcctccctttcctggGCCGCCATTTTGTTTCAGACCGACCCAGCCCACGCCAGGCCACAGTGTCCACCTTCTCCTCCCGTTCCTCCTCCATCTGATCTGACCTGATCTCATCTTCTCAGTGCTTCTTGTTCTCTAGCTGGCCCTCTACGGTGTTCTGTTCACTAATGACCACGCTTCCGACGCTCTGCTACCGGGGggatcggggtgtgtgtgtgtgtgtgtgtgtgtgtgtgtgtgtgtgtgtgtgtgtgtgtgtgtgtgtgtgtgtgtgtgtatgtgtgtgtctgtgtgtgtgtgtgtatgtgtgtgtgtgtgtgtgtgtgtgtgtgctaccagGGGGaccgggggtgtgtgtgtctgtgtgtgtgtgtgtgtgtgtgtgagtgtgtgtgtgtgtgctaccggGGGGATCAGGGGAATGATGACCGTAGGTGGGAAGGgttgggagggtggggggggggggactgtagGGCGAGACATTTTAACTAGGGACCAAATTCATTCCATGGAATTACACACAAAAGCAGCTGGAAAAATCTTTCCCCTCCCAGCTGTTTGACACAATGATGTTTTTGTAcctatgtgtggtgtgtgtgtgtgtttttttttatttattttttattttttttatgtggtgTTGAAACTGTAGCTGCCAATCTGCCGTCGTCATCGTCCAAAGTTTTTAGCGACTGATAGCCTGACCTGTgcaatgtaaacacatacacacacacacacacacacacacacacacacacacacacacacacacacacacacacacacacatatacacaccctcatatccacactcacaaactctcttttacacacacacacacacacaaactctctttaacacacacacatacacacacacacacatacacacacactcatatccacacactcacaaactctctttaacacacacacacacacacacacacacacacatatacacacactcacaaactctctttaacacacacacatacacacacacacacatacacacacactcatatccacacactcacaaactctctttaacacacacacacacacacacacacacacacacacacacacacatatacacacactcatatccacactcacaactctctttaacacacacacacacacacacacacacacacacacacacacacacacacacatatatacacactcatatccacactcacaaactctctttaacacacacacacacacacacacacacacacacttacacagcgTCACCTCTCAGTGAGGGTTTGGTTGGCTTTTCTTTTCTGAGGCTAAACACTGGATGAGTTGTGTCACAGAGTGATGAGCGTTCCATTGAAGTGTGTTTACCTACGCACAGGAACTGCGcacgacacgcacacacacacacacacacacatacacacacacacacacacacagacactcacacagacacacacacagacacacacactcacacagacacactcacacagacacacagacacacacactcatatccacacactcacaaactctctttaacacacacacacacacacacacacacacacacacacacacatatacacacactcatatccacactcacaaactctctttaacacacacacacacacacacacacacacacacacacacacacacacacatatatacacactcatatccacactcacaaactctctttaacacacacacacacacacacacacacacacacacacacacacacacatatatacacactcatatccacactcacaaactctctttaacacacacacacacacacatatacacacacacatacacacacacatatacacacactcatatacacactcacaaactctctttaacacacacacacacacacacacacacacttacacagcgTCACCTCTCAGTGAGGGTTTGGTTGGCTTTTCTTTTCTGAGGCTAAACACTGGATGAGTTGTGTCACAGAGTGATGAGCGTTCCATTGAAGTGTGTTTACCTACGCACAGGAACTGCGCACGacacgcactcacaaacacacacacatacacacacacacacagacactcacacagacacacacacagacacacagacactcacacagacacacacacagacacacacacacacacagacactcacacagacacacacacagacacacacacacacacacagacacactcacacagacacacagacacactcacacagacacactcacacacacacacaagcccagcaggaaagggggggtggtggaggggtgggggcccTAAAACAAAGCAAGCAGCTCTCCTGTGGGCTGCCTCCAAGAATGGGACACAATAAGGGGAAAGTggaatagggggggggggggtaagggagaggggggggggggtaagagttCCTCTTggattttaaaagaaaaactgCACATGCAGCTGTTGacggggaaaaaaaagtatttaaatGCTGTTCTATGCTGTAAATCACAAAgaccacctgtctgtctgaattCAGTCTTAATTTTAATTTGTGTCGGTGTTGTATACTGTGAATATATCCATGAAGTTATCAGTATTTAAGTTTTACCCTCCTGAAGCTGGGAGGATGCAATACAGTTTTTTTATGATGCATTTTAATGTTACCTttaatcaatacattttttttaagagaaagagaaggtgttATCTGTTGACTGGCCTTGTTTTTAGGCTTTGTGACACTGTGGTAAATTTAAAAAATTTTGTTCTTAATAttcttaattttatttttactttttcacTTTATACAGAAATTAACATGAACATAAATATCACCAGTACCTCTTCATGGACAGTTAAGTAATCTCAAAAGTTTTCGGGAAAGATGCATACTGTTTATGTATCAATGTTTTTATAGCGAGATGGTTAAAAAGAAAGATGACTTTGGAAACGTTGATAAAAGTGCAAAGATTGAGCTACACATTGTGTTGGGTCGACCCTGAGAAGTGACTGTCTTGTTTCTTTACTGTGTTACTCTATTGAAATGGGTAGCAATAGAATTCCTAGACAATATTCAAGTGATTTATATGTTTAAGACTGGAAGAAGTTTAACAGGTGATCAGTATTCTGTTATTCGCTTGTGAGTGCCGCCCCCTGCCGTTCAGATGTAACACTACTGCCCTCTAGTGCTGAGTAAGCGTTAGTGCAGTCCAGACAGTTTTCTGTTACTGAAAATATCACACATATTACGAGCCTGCCTTTTCATCGACTGCTTTAGTTTTTGTTCTAAACCCCCTACCCATGAatactgtgtgctgtgtttgacctttgacctgctgTAACTTCTTGTGTTAACATCTTCAGTTAGCCTTTGCATGTATATGATGAGTCATACGCATCAAGACACTGTTTTTAAAATCCACCATGGATCAACCACTCATGTACCTGTCAGAAAGTGGAGctcgaaaaaaaagaaatacgtCCATCCtcttcactcccccccccccccccccgtgtgtgTTTCCAATAACATGTCTTCCATTGTCTCTTTTGGCCGTGCGCCAGCACCGACTACTGGTAACGCGATCGCCGTCCGTCAGCAGATGTGTTTGGTGTTCGGAGTGTAAATAGACGTTTGTTAATAAAATGTGTACTTTCCATCAGCCGCCTCCACACCGACTGTGTTTGTGCAAGGGATTAGCCTCCGTgcgtgctgtgtggtgtgtggtgtgtggtgtgtgttcacctgagcTGCATTAACCAGGCACTGGAACAGCCTCCGGAGGAGAAGCCCATTGGTGAAGAGATGTTTTTAAAGCCATAGAAGAGgcctagtaataataataataataataataaaactttatttatatagcacctttcatgcaaaagattgcagctcaaagtgctttaagtACTTTTTTTAAGTGCTTTTAGTAGCTGTTGATGTAGCAGCAGGTTTCACATGCAATCAGCATTTCCAGCCAGTCTAGGAACGTAAGCTCACTGACTTACCCTGATATGAAATAACAACACGGTTTAGTCTTGCAAATGCGCTCTTTATTATGACTTTGAATCCCATGAGTACAAACAAAATAGTAAGGATTGTCATTTCTATGATCAGAGAAAACAAATCTgcccaagagtgtgtgtgtgtgtgagcatgtcttgGGCTTTTCTTTGATAAAATACAGCTCAACAATATAAAACATCTTAGGGCTTTATAACCCAGAAAACTATGAACCCTTTAAATTCTGCCTCGTGTAAAGACAAGCACCCCATTCATCACACAAGACCACCCCATTGCAGTCTTTACAAGGCAATAACGGACATGTGTAGAGGATTATTCGTCTGAAACTGTTCTGTTCTCAGCCAAACGTGGTGTGTTTTAgcagttaagtgtgtgttgcCAACATcagacatgtgtttgtgttatatgCACCTTATGACGTAAAACTACCACTGCTGCTTATCACCTCACCAAGGTCACTATTATTTTTAGATCATTATTGTAAACTCTGTTTTCATCTGGTTTCTAAGGGTGCTGtcgctcacacacccacacacacccacacacacccacacacacacacacacacacacacacacacatacatgctcactGGGCACATCTGTGTAGCGTAGAGCTACAGCATCTGGCTAAATTCTCAGAATCTCACGTGTCTCCACATCCAGAGCTATtatctctgtttcacacacacaaacacacacacacacacacacacacatgtatggcATGCGTGTATAAGTGTGGTctttctgccacacacacacacacactcgtgtgtacgacgtatgtgtgtgtgttttctgcgtTCACTCAAGACATGAAAGCGCGCACGCTACCGCGGATGACGGCGCGGCAGATTGGGCAGTGGCGCAGGCTGGCGGCACAGTCGGTGCAGACCACCAGGTGACCGCACGGGATGAAGACGATGGACACCAGCTTGTCCATGCACACCTTACAGGTGCGTTCCTCCTGCAGCTGACGCAACTGCTCCTCTGCACTCAGGTCTCCTAgagctacaacacacacacagggagagagagagagagacacacacaagtaaggATATGTGCAGAGGTTAACGcctaggaacacacacagaagcacccatgaatatacacaacacacacacacacatgaatatacacaacacacagaagcactcatgaatatacacaacacacacaaacacacacagaagcacccatgaatatacacaacacacacacagagaagcacccatgaatatacacaacacacaggcatacacacacacacacacacacacacagaagcacccatgaatatacacaacacacacacatgaatatacacaacacacacacacacatgaatatacacacacacacacacacacacacatgaacatacacaacacacaggcatacaaatttcagagaaaagggagaaagacaggcaTGAACACACTCAGAAGACATagtcacaaaacaaacagagacaggagaatggatacacacatacacacacagacatgcatacacacacacacacacacacacgcatacacatgcatacacaaattcACAGCCAGAAGGAGGTTTCAGTAACACACAAGTACGTCAGAAACACACCACTTCagaggtacaaacacacacgtaaggACATAAGCACAGGAAGTCCCACCCTGTCCTCTAACCATGAACATTTTCCACAACAGGTGCAGAATTACACATGTTTAAATTTGTGTTATTTCACACAAGAGAaacgcaatacacacacatttcacgcatacacacagcttACTTACACATATGAATACACTACACACGTGAAgctgtgtcaacacacacacacttaaaacgcACCGAACATGCACATGCTTAAGACGCATTGCACCAGTTCAgagttccacacacaccacaccacaccagagcaCGGCCGACAGCAGGCCCAAACGCAGAAGCTTCAGCGTGAGGAAGGTGACCTTTGTCCCTGGCTGTGACCTGCGCTCTTCCCCCACCGCCACCGTTACCGTGCCTCTCCACCGGCTCTACAAGGAACAAACCAGTAGCCCAGTTAGCCACCTAGCTCCACGACGCAGCTCTAGGACGCCCCCTTCTGTGGGGCGTgtgctgtatgtatgtaaaaCTGTGACAGcacgacccccacccccacccacccacccacccacgagGGGCCACCCCCACCTGTGGTCTGCTCGGCCCGCAGCCGGTCCTCCTCCTCGGCCTGTAGGATGTCGCCCACCAGGTCGGCCACGGAGGTGTAGTGCCGGCCGGTCAGCAGGTAACGCGTCTGCACCAGGCTCTCCACCAGCGCCGCCTGGAAGCCCATTCCCAGCACCGTCTGCACCACGGGGGACAGCAGGGCGGGAGACGACCCCTGACCCCCCACCACGTCTGCCGCCGGAAAggccagagggacacagagaggaggggtcAGTCAGGGAGCGTGGTGGGCGGAGTCTTAGCATGGTGCTACAACTATCCAAGAGGCTACTTTCAGGGGGATTTCGTTCGCTTTCACTGCAGTGTGAGTGGCTTCGAGGAAATAAATTGTGTTGTGTAAATTGTGcaaatagaatgtgtgtgtggtgagggtgtGATTTTGTCTTATGTCAGAGAGGCGTTCATTGTGAACCGATGTCTTCAAGGTGAAAATAACTGTTTGCTATTGGGTGAAGGTCAGAAGATGTGATTTATGAACTCTTATCTATACCCCCACGACAGACAGGTGAGATCTGCTGGGACAGTCCAGAAGGGACACCACATAAAGGTGTGTGAACTTGAGTTCAGATgcccaggagagagaggcactggGGTGGGAGGAAAATAACTGCTTAGCAACACTTAGTCCTGGCTCCCAAACTCTCCCTGAATGCGGACCAGATGAAAGGAACTGCAGGGTACAGTGGCTGCACCTCACAGTTACCCGTGACTGATCCTTGACAGCATAAAAGCATACCTGACCTTCGGATCAACTTTACGGAGGGTTTCGTTGCTGAATACTAAAAGGTCGACAGTATATTTTCACAATACATTTCCACactttgatattttttttcagagagTAGCTAAATTGCTATACCCTTTTGTCAACACGTTGCGTAGCAGCTTACGGTAACAGCCATGTTTTCAAGTCCTGTTGTTAGGGGGGCGTCCAACAACAAAGCATTATTTTGACCCGCTGGCAAGTCGATTAATTAGACTGTTCACTTACCGCTCCCCGAGGTCATTGCCCTGGTGGTAGGAGGTTGGGATCCACCCTGCAGGAGAGGTTTGGAGAAGCTGTGATGTTCACATATAAACACTACGAATCATAAAACCTTTTGTTTCTACATCATTTGAAACGGAATATAAATATGGGTCCATTCATTAACGGATAATTAAGAAGTTTGCTACTGGAAACCAATGTATTAAACAGAGTCTGTTTTTCAGGGTAAAACCAGATGAAGTCAAGGACATGTTAAGGGCTGTTTCCTTTCCTGGCCAGACCATAATGCTCACCACTGTTTCGCCCATGTTAAAATAGGACTCCTGGATGTTGCTGACATATTCACGCCCTCTTGTTTGAAGCAGAAACTCACACCTGTAGAAATGTATGGATACAATTCAGAGTATTAGACCAGGCTCTGTATTAATCAGGTACCCGTCTTTGATAGCTTTTAAAACTACAGTCATTCACATTTATTACCGTGGAAACCATTTGGCATGCTCTTGCCATGGGTCATCTCCAGGTTCCCAGTTTCTGAGGCCCCC encodes the following:
- the birc7 gene encoding baculoviral IAP repeat-containing protein 7 isoform X1, yielding MTGTRSDGNQYANPNMTDDPSTHTTDPGVEPTMRSEEERFRTFQNWPSNAPVTPADLARAGFYFLGVGDTVQCFCCEGILRYWVHGDSALEEHKRHFPTCDFVLGRNVGNIRRYAEPGSADDVDGQLLSQLQRMTVDDQGVAGQAVYPEMESEDTRLTTYHNWPTGASVQPDALARAGFFYTGHGDNVKCFFCDGGLRNWEPGDDPWQEHAKWFPRCEFLLQTRGREYVSNIQESYFNMGETVGGSQPPTTRAMTSGSDVVGGQGSSPALLSPVVQTVLGMGFQAALVESLVQTRYLLTGRHYTSVADLVGDILQAEEEDRLRAEQTTEPVERHGNGGGGGRAQVTARDKALGDLSAEEQLRQLQEERTCKVCMDKLVSIVFIPCGHLVVCTDCAASLRHCPICRAVIRGSVRAFMS
- the birc7 gene encoding baculoviral IAP repeat-containing protein 7 isoform X2; protein product: MTGTRSDGNQYANPNMTDDPSTHTTDPGVEPTMRSEEERFRTFQNWPSNAPVTPADLARAGFYFLGVGDTVQCFCCEGILRYWVHGDSALEEHKRHFPTCDFVLGRNVGNIRRYAEPGSADDVDGQLLSQLQRMTVDDQGVAGQAVYPEMESEDTRLTTYHNWPTGASVQPDALARAGFFYTGHGDNVKCFFCDGGLRNWEPGDDPWQEHAKWFPRCEFLLQTRGREYVSNIQESYFNMGETVGGSQPPTTRAMTSGSDVVGGQGSSPALLSPVVQTVLGMGFQAALVESLVQTRYLLTGRHYTSVADLVGDILQAEEEDRLRAEQTTALGDLSAEEQLRQLQEERTCKVCMDKLVSIVFIPCGHLVVCTDCAASLRHCPICRAVIRGSVRAFMS